From a region of the Equus przewalskii isolate Varuska chromosome 2, EquPr2, whole genome shotgun sequence genome:
- the PIGV gene encoding GPI mannosyltransferase 2 isoform X1, with protein MWPLDPSRKEVLRFAISCRVLTLVLQALFNAIIPDHHAEAFSPPRLTPSGSVDQLVEGLLGGLSHWDAEHFLFIAEHGYLYEHNFAFFPGFPLALLVGTELLRPLQGLLSLRSCLLISVALLNSLFSVLAAVALHDLGCLVLHCPRQAFYGALLFCLSPANVFLAAGYSEALFALLTFSAMGQLERGRSCTSGLLFALATAVRSNGLVNIGFLVHSQCRGFFSSLMVLNPLRQFLKLMGSVFLSVLALGLPFALFQYYAYTQFCLPGSAHPIPKPLLQLAVDKGYRTVGTVEGKEPPWCSWSLPLIYSYIQDIYWNVGFLRYYELKQLPNFLLATPVAILVAWATWTYVTTYPWLCLTLGLQRSKNNKTLEKPDPGFLSPRVFVYLVHAAALLLFGSLCMHVQVLTRFLGSSTPIVYWFPAHLLQDQEPLLRSLETVPWKPHAGDPPPGQKVPRNSIMGLLCNWKTCSLLTRCILGYFLTYWLLGLLLHCNFLPWT; from the exons ATGTGGCCCCTGGACCCATCCCGGAAAGAGGTGCTGAGGTTTGCGATCAGCTGCCGTGTCCTCACTCTGGTGCTGCAG GCTCTCTTCAATGCCATCATCCCAGATCACCATGCAGAAGCCTTCTCTCCTCCTCGCCTCACCCCCTCAGGCTCTGTGGACCAACTAGTGGAAGGTCTTCTGGGTGGCCTGTCGCACTGGGATGCTGAACACTTCCTGTTCATTGCTGAACATGGCTACTTGTATGAGCACAACTTTGCTTTCTTCCCTGGTTTCCCCCTGGCCCTGTTGGTGGGGACTGAACTGCTGAGACCTCTGCAGGGGTTACTGAGCCTACGGAGTTGCCTCTTAATCTCAGTAGCATTGCTCAATTCCTTGTTCTCCGTGCTGGCTGCAGTCGCACTGCATGACCTGGGCTGTCTGGTTTTGCACTGTCCTCGCCAGGCCTTCTACGGAGCGCTTCTCTTCTGCCTCAGCCCCGCCAATGTCTTCCTGGCGGCTGGTTATTCAGAAGCTTTGTTTGCCCTCCTCACATTCAGTGCCATGGGACAGCTGGAAAGGGGCCGAAGCTGCACTAGTGGACTCCTCTTTGCCCTTGCCACTGCTGTACGCTCCAACGGACTGGTCAACATTGGCTTCCTCGTCCATTCTCAGTGCCGgggctttttctcttctctcatggTACTGAATCCTCTGAGACAGTTCTTGAAGCTAATGGGCTCTGTGTTCCTTTCAGTGCTTGCACTTGGCCTTCCCTTTGCCCTCTTTCAGTATTACGCCTATACCCAGTTCTGTCTGCCAGGCTCAGCCCACCCCATCCCTAAGCCCCTGCTGCAGTTAGCTGTGGACAAGGGCTACCGGACCGTGGGGACTGTGGAGGGAAAAGAGCCACCTTGGTGCTCCTGGAGTCTTCCCCTAATATACAGCTACATCCAGGATATCTACTGGAATGTTGGTTTTTTGAGATACTATGAACTCAAGCAGCTGCCCAATTTTCTCCTGGCTACACCAGTGGCTATATTGGTTGCCTGGGCTACTTGGACATATGTGACAACTTACCCTTGGCTCTGCCTTACACTTGGGTTGCAAAGGAGCAAGAACAATAAGACCCTAGAGAAGCCTGATCCTGGATTCCTCAGTCCTCGGGTGTTCGTGTACCTGGTCCATGCTGCAGCACTGCTGCTGTTTGGCAGTCTGTGCATGCATGTTCAG GTTCTCACCAGGTTTTTGGGCTCTTCCACTCCTATTGTGTACTGGTTTCCAGCTCACTTGCTCCAGGATCAAGAGCCGCTGCTGAGATCCCTAGAGACTGTACCGTGGAAGCCTCATGCAGGGGACCCCCCACCAGGACAAAAGGTCCCCAGAAATTCTATTATGGGACTTTTGTGCAACTGGAAAACCTGTTCTCTACTCACACGATGCATTCTAGGCTACTTCCTGACTTATTGGCTCCTGGGACTACTCCTACACTGCAACTTCCTGCCTTGGACATGA
- the PIGV gene encoding GPI mannosyltransferase 2 isoform X2, producing the protein MWPLDPSRKEVLRFAISCRVLTLVLQVLTRFLGSSTPIVYWFPAHLLQDQEPLLRSLETVPWKPHAGDPPPGQKVPRNSIMGLLCNWKTCSLLTRCILGYFLTYWLLGLLLHCNFLPWT; encoded by the exons ATGTGGCCCCTGGACCCATCCCGGAAAGAGGTGCTGAGGTTTGCGATCAGCTGCCGTGTCCTCACTCTGGTGCTGCAG GTTCTCACCAGGTTTTTGGGCTCTTCCACTCCTATTGTGTACTGGTTTCCAGCTCACTTGCTCCAGGATCAAGAGCCGCTGCTGAGATCCCTAGAGACTGTACCGTGGAAGCCTCATGCAGGGGACCCCCCACCAGGACAAAAGGTCCCCAGAAATTCTATTATGGGACTTTTGTGCAACTGGAAAACCTGTTCTCTACTCACACGATGCATTCTAGGCTACTTCCTGACTTATTGGCTCCTGGGACTACTCCTACACTGCAACTTCCTGCCTTGGACATGA